In Maylandia zebra isolate NMK-2024a linkage group LG9, Mzebra_GT3a, whole genome shotgun sequence, the genomic stretch CCCCTCTGAGGTTCTTCTTTATCTGACACACTGATGTGTGAACGATGTAACAGCCTGTGTCTGCAGTCCGCTTTCAGGCTGCTGGAGAGCAGATGAACGTCTCCCACGTCCAGCCTCACACTGTGAAATAGTCCAACTGTCTAAGCTTCACTTCTCAGCCCTCATCAGTTCTCCTCCACATCAGGCTGTTTTCTACCAAAGTCATGGAAAAGCCTTCTAAAATATTCCCCCACAGCTCGGGTCTTCTTATCCTGCCTTTAGGATTTAGAGCAAAGCTAAGTGGAATAAAAAGTCCCATAAAACCAACATCGAAACGTAAAGTTTGttgattaaaatattttctcaaACTAAAATGGGAAGAAACAAACTACTGAATATGACTgacactcactgagtttgaTTTAGGTTTTTGAGTCACAACAGGGCAGATGTCCACATATGAGAGCAGAGCTGATTCAAAGCAAGCAGCTGATGCTGACAGGCTTTTGTCCTCGAGCAGGTTGTTCCAGCGTTCAGTGCTGATGGCAAAACCTTCAGATTTAAACTCAGGAACAGTCACATCAGACTCTTGAGTTGCCTTGTGTGACACAAAtcttatattttatttgagGGTTAGTTCAAGATGCGCTCATTAAAATCTGAaagtttaaattcagtttttataTATTAAATACAAATATCCATCCCTCCATTTTCCATCACTTTTCCTGTTGCTGTCCCAAGTTAGCTGTAGGACAGATGACCTCGCCTTAGACTGCAGAATACTTTGGGGTACAGAGGGGTTCATGGTCCTCTAGGTGACTGCAAAtcattttcaattcagttcTATTTATAAAGCCTGAAATAACAagaacaacagtcgcctcaatgtGCTTTTtgagtagagatagtgtctgtctcctgaatccaaactggaagctggttccacagaagaggggcctgaaaactgaaggctctgcctcccattctacctttaatccccaaaagttgaATGTGTTCATCTGgaccccatgggttctccagggttaatATTGACATCATACTTGGAGAGCTGTCAGTATATTTCTGTCATATCCCCTGATGTAAAATGTTCTGTTCTTATTTAAACAGCTAACTGAATTTAATCTAACACTAAAAATTCACGAGGAAACATTTTCCCTGGGAACAAAAACAGCATGGTAATACGTGGAGATCCTGAAAAGTGCTCCAACAATGATCACattatatttgaaatatttgtTCAGTTCTCTTCCAAACCCCAGCAGCTGTGTGCTGTAGGTTTGAGTGTTTactaaaatagaaataaaagcgTTCTAACGTCTCACCTGTTTGTTTCAGGCATACATGTGTACTATGTTTATTAAGATGGATTAAGCTTGTTTTTCAGTCATGTAGTGATTGTGTTTAACTGTATGAAGTTTATTAGACATTATGAAACAGACAATACAGAAAAGCCAATTttgtcaaagtcacttaaaaaaaaaaaagatttaactaCATCATGTGTAATTTCCATTccaaatattaatcacagttcaGAGGGGGCGGCAGTAAAAACTCCTGATGTCATGAAGTACACCGCTGCTCCAATTGTAGAATGATTGTGCTGCATTCTCGGAAAGCCTGGACTCCCATGTGAACTTATGAAGAATGGACTTGCATACTTGAGAATGGAAAAACGGCCCCGGTTAGATACCACATTTGGAAGATGGTACATCAGGATTCAGTGTCCCTAAACTCCCTTAAAATGCTGTTAAAGCTTGGAGCTCTTCCAGACTGGGACCTCTGCCAGATGCTCCCAGCCGACACTCGTATGTTTGAATGGGCCAGGCCTTCTCCACCATCTGGTCCATCTCACCCCTAGGTAGCAAGTGAAAACCAAGCTTCACTTGCTGagtgtaaaatggtaaatggcctgtatttatatagcgctttactagtccctaacgctgtgttcacaccgaacgcgatggacgcgaatagagcgtcaggtttacatgtaaagtcaatggaaaggcgcgatgacgcgcgattgcgggtcccgcgaaaattcggaagcagatttgcgtcgcgaaaacgccaaaacgcgtgaaacgcgcgtcagtgtagcgcgtcAGGCGCGTTTGACgcgcgaataaaaccacgcgcgtgagtttttgtgttgcactttgtgcatacgcgcgttttgcgtctaccgctcgagttggaaaaatctgaactccagcgtcaaatcgcgccgcgacaaccaatcaggagcctggtgacgtggctctgacctaggtcaaaggggcagatccagccaaagcccttcATTCTTCATTCAGTATGGAGGAAAAGCTGATCAGCGCCGTGGCTAACCACCCCGAGCTATATGATGCCAGCTCCTATTtctaccgagacaggaataaaaaggacctagCTTGGAGACACATAAGTGaggagatcgggcaacctggtaagttcattccttcttctttttaattttcagactGACCCGATGAAGCCGTGCAAAAGCTAGCAAGCGCGCCTACTGTCCCGCGATTTTCCCACTGTTGTACAAATACCTTTCCGCTAACCAGATAATGCGTTTATTCAGAGGACATCTGCAGGAGAAAGTGGAAGAGCCTCAGGGACACATATAATAAGGAGAAGAGGTcagagaaggagaagaggagtGGGTCTGCAGCAGGATCGGGGAGGAGATGGAAGTTCTTCGCGGTCATGGGGTTTCTGGACCCCTTCCTCACCCCGCGGGAGACCAGCGGAAATATGGTGCGGACCGTGGAGAACTTCTCCCCCGAGGACCAGGGACAGCCCGAAGAGGCAGCAGGGGAGTGTCAGTCAGAAGGTATGTTTACAATTAATTAATGTAGGCAGTTAATTTATGCGTGTTGTCATACaggaatatattttgtttattaataaacagtataaagtagtcccgctgttcatccgtcaccGCTTCGccttttcgctgattttttttattgcaccgTACAGCTTTCAACGATgcgcattgcattctgcagcccaAATGACAAATCTCCTCCGTGTcgtgtctcctgcgcttgccaaacttatcatgtttggttttgataaccatcacttcaaatagaaaaaaacagcacaaaaacactcatAACTATGaccctcattcggaaatagacacctgcaccgggAGCAAAAAAGGCGCACAAAAGTGGCACCGCAGACGGAGAAAAAGCGCGgcataatacttttacgttttaaaatcgacaaaggtttgcactttgagaatcaacttgtgagaactgtgactacTGTTCATGTGCTGCAATAAATGGGAGACCACTGTATATAATAATaagtatataataatataatattctcTATGACTATTGTcttcaacctgttaacatttaatattgtcTTGATAGAGTCAAGTTATCATGCAGCAGAGTCCTCCCCTGTTGCTTCTCCTGACTCCCCAGTCCCTGGTCCCTccactcctgctgctgcacccacaggtaTGAACATCAAGCACTGATAGCTTTTTACTTGCTTggattcccttgtgatcacctttactaaatatctacaaccaatctgttcatatcctgttttttttttcaattttgaaaatgacaatctagtagcagccttctcatttctttgtggtgttttgttctgttttttacaggcccacagaggaggagagctCGAAGGCGGTCGAGGGAAGGGTCCCAGGATggtccatcggcggtggagctggctATCCTGGAGTCCCTAAAGAGGCCACGCCCGTCTGCAACAGAGTATTTCCTCCTcggccttgttcctgctctggagagcatgcCGCCTCAGACACGAGAATTCGTGAAATTCCAAATTCATAAATTAGTTTTTGACAACAGCACAGCTGTGCTAAATTTGGAAACATTGGACCCTAATGATCAGTAGTTTTCTGATGAGGCAGCAGCTCTCCAGGGCAGAAACAATGTTCTTattcttctcctccttctccctgaggCTCTTCCACTCCAAGctgggtcctttttattcctgtctctctgtaaatagtTAAATTTTATATATGTTGAATCTTTTTATTActgaatttatatattttatcaaataaacatttataatgacAAATGTCTctgttctactacacagcaaatattgGCACCCGACTTGACAcaagtagaatttatttcatattatactaatgacaaaatatactgatacagtgggatgcaaaagtttgggcaaccttgttaatagccATCATTGTCCTGTACAAATCGTTATTTGTCACAATTTAAATTGTCAGTTAAATacatcatataggagacacacagtgatatttgagaagtgaaatgcagttcactggatttacagaaagtgtgcaataactTTACACTAAATAAAGCAGGTGCATATATTGGCAACacataaaaagagaaataacataaatatgtagtgtatatcaatgtgtgtgtctcctatatgatatatgtaattgacattttttactgtaaccgattcatacaggaaaataatgactattaataAGGTTGCTCAAACTTTTGCATCACACTGGTTATAGGAACATAGTGAAGACAAGTTACTTAAGAGAATAAAGAGAGGTTAGGTTATTTTGGAGTAGAGATCCATTTAttaagaaaattttaaaaaggagaaagttCCCTTGTAGTTGTGGAACATGGATCCTGAGTTGGGGGGTGCCTTCgtctggacgtgcttcccatccagagctccacaacagagggggaagttccagcgctcctggaatccctctgcgATGGACCGCCAGTCTTCAGTTGAAGGCACAGCCGTGAaatcgtccactagacagtcccagatggccgTCGCTACCTGGGGGATGATCTGGCTCACCATACctatgacaccacagccatgctatcattcaaccactgataacagcataaatcgaattaaattaaatcgggacttgatgagaccatctgagtatcactagaaatattataaacagtaCCAGTTTGCTATCGGTAAACACCgagagcattcactgttagcatagcacatccatgttagcagtgtataaacgatacactgctaacatggatgtgctatgccatCAGTAAacgccgacagcattcactgttagcatagcacatccatgttagcagtgtataaactATCGTTTATACacgccgacagcattcactgttataggtggctggacgggctgaacgggcccctcggaccctccagcggaggcgggaggctgaacgggcccctcggaccctccagcggaggcgggaggctgaacgggcccctcggaccctccagcggagacaggagacgaaggccggagcggtccctcggaccctccagcggagacaggagacgaaggccggagcggtcctacggaccctccagcagaatgCACCACTAAGCCAGCAGTCATGGAGTCCTCTGGCAAACACGAAGGCAACTGGCGATGCACTGAGCACTGGCTCTGCCCAGGCAACGCTGACATGGTGCAGTTCTCAGGTGGCTGCATAAActtcaggggtccagaatcagccggggactgagacctagcctctggggaagccctggagcggCAAACTGTGCCAATGGCGGCTGAACCATGAAAAGCACCTTGACGTGAAATTAGACTTTCTCCCTGCATGGAGTGAATGAGTGAAACCGGTGATACTGGAGCCAGAGCTACGGGTAGcgggggcactggagctactggggcctgcgctacaggcggcactggagactgaactgagggtggcactggagactgaactgaaggaggcacaggagactgaactgaaggaggcacaggagactgaactgaaggaggcacaggagactgaactgaaggaggcacaggagactgaactgaaggaggcacaggagactgaactgaaggaggcacaggagactgaactgaaggaggcacaggagactgagctgagaggagcactggctgcgggggagctaaccaagctgagagtggctgcgggggagctaaccgagctgagagtggctgcgggggagctaacttaGCTGCCGGTAGCTGCACAGGCGATAAGCAGCTCGCGTTGACATCCGCCACACAAAACGCAgcccctgaatgaacagtcatGCAGTCCGAAAATGAAAAagagtcctcactcaccacagccggcgatTTAGAAGCCCGaacgtccggctgtggggtggcgcgctTGCGGCGCGATCAGCGTTTCCTCCCCGCAGACGGCTCCGACGGGCCGGGCAAGATCACATCCGGCGAGTCGGGCAGCGAGGCAGGAGTGGCTGAGAGAAGGTGCGGTGTGAGCCGGAGAAAAGCCTGCATGGTCGGAGGAAGCGACTGCAGAAGCCATGGCAGGCCAGAAAAGAGCCGTTGTAGCCGACTTTCCACGGCACGACGAAGCTCCTCTGGAGGGTTCTCCAGCCATAGCCCGAGGAGAATCTCCACATTGTACGCAATGTCGTCCTGGAGCTCCTCGGACGGATTCACtgccgctgggtccatggtggctggttcgtactgtcacggtttgccggggcaagccgtgtggaatatgaaataggacccaaaatgcggcagctctggtgcagatgagtgtttatttacaggggTGTGAGTACAAACAGCGGtggcgacaaaacatgaaaccggaaacctaaactgggtaaactaataagacaaaacagaatgaggatgcagggaggtccggagaaATACATACAGGGAGAGCGAGGgtaaacaacacagacgaaccagcgattaccaagacagaaaatacaacttaaatacactcagagaacacagggagattacacacagctgggagacacagctgggagtgattaacatgacgagaccagggaggcaaactgaaaacactcacataagacgcagaccttcacaataaaacaggaacacacgggggggaacagggtaaacaccaattagagaacagaaccaaaatcgcgaagagaaaacacaaaacgctgggtcaaaaggacccaggatcatgacagttataggattacgtcgttgaagagaaattgttcgagccatgtttccgaagtaacaaagacgcgactggattgcagccattcaaagatcaaatataacgtcccagaaccctccagctcacaggttagtctgctccaagcatttacacaaaggtcagtctgctgttgtagttaatgcgtcatttttcttaacataattagtgatataggttacaagcaagtctggcgctgaacagaaattgtcgcgctatgctcctttgtttattgtgcataaatagtgaattgtcctgacacaatattgtgtttcgcttctgttattatggtacattgacaaaaacatatacttttattcacaggataaaacaggttttttgtatcactaattgcccagtacgattacagcatacagtattattgtcactgctacatttctgtgatgggtaccagaaattatttccactactaattaattaccgttgagctcaaaggtcctattaataaacggttaaggaatgtgtatttatgacgacgatttgtgagactggtaaacttatgatatgtacgatggtctttcgttctacacggtgcatttcaaggtcctgcacccatccgtcggtaaactgtacctgggcttgttgcagtgacctgaagttactaaacttcatgagtgtatgcactcactccaagaaccgtataattataaatatgcatataaatatgctaagatgagatagctgacttcatctaactagcaaatgttgtccaggctacgttggtgatgcagttttttttaatgtgtatgatatttttgtcatgcgattttaaagctggtcctacaaccgcatccaagaataacatgcagcttatctcagaactgtcggtgaaaattattcttggagctaggtttaattgagctgcattttaaagaggtgcaatttcacaatttgtgtatattttctaagttcactattttgtcatgtgttgagaaaaacagattttaaaattacatggtctaatatttacatttagcataactgcaacattattttttcgttgtttttttttaaagactcgaaaggacttgaaattcaaagtttcagacttgtgacttgactcggacttttacaccagtgacttgagactcgactctgacttgcctgacattacttgagacttgacttgagacttgaggataaagacttgagacttacttgagacttgcaaaacaatgacttggtcccacctctgctgttcagtacagaaatgaagcccaacaatcatgtttttacagtcctgtggtctcagcctcagaagcttatcaaatcacacaaagctcatataaaaacaaacaaatggacaAAAGATTGTGAACGCGATGGAGGCTAGACCATCCCATTTCGCATGCCTTAGCGggctttgagtacgcggcccttgtggaccgttaaggctgcagaccctgaattgggatacagcctgttttactttgaaagcgtTCACAGCCTTTTCTTTGGCAGCGGTGTGTCTTATGGTGAAGGAGCAGAGCGGAAGTCACgtgtctctgttttctctgcgGCTCACTTTAGCCTCAGCGGCTAACTGACCAGCAGGCTGACCGTCGGCCAGAGTGCCGCCGAGCAAGCAGCTCAGTGTGCCGGTGAGTATACCGCGTGGGACGCCGTGTAAAATCCACGGAGAGAACTTCAGGGTCACAGCGAGCTGCTAACGCTACTCTCAGCCTCCGTGCTCGGCTAGCGGGGCCAAGAGAGCGGCTTCCATTATCGGACACTGTGCTGCTGTGGCTCGCGTTGGGAGCCGCTGCACCTCCTGCTGCTGAAGCCCAGAGAGCCGCACGGACAGATGGAGCCTCTGTGAAGCAGTAGGATGACTAAAGGTGAGCTCGGGTCAGTTGCTTCTCACTGTGTGTGCGCATAGTCTCTAACAGGTGAGCTGAAGCCGAACTTTCAGTGTGgaggagtgtgtgtttgagccCCTTAAATCAGAGGATTTCTGAATGTACTCTGGTCGGAgctgctcttctgtctgtgTCAGTCACGAGTTCAGGTGAATGATTGAGCTGCCGACACAGGACACCTGTCCTCAGGTGTGCTGACGCCAGCAGCAGTTCCAGGTTACTCATTGAAAATTGATTAACCTTGTGATCAGTCGACCTGAGAGCTGATTGGAGGTTCAggctgtgacctctgacccccaGTGTTGtccaagttactttgaaaaagtaattaattatagttactagttactacTTCAAAAAGGTAACTGAggtagtaactgagttacaagattctaaaagtaattaattacttgaaaagtaactattgcgttacttaaatttttattttattattttttgtaacCTCTGGgatccagggtataattggacattttaactacttttgatgtttcctctacatttcacctttaaaaacgatTTACTTTGCCTCgtttggtatcatccttttcagcactgcctcacgtgtctgaatttacagtcatgttttcattctgacatactgtattaacacaattgatctaaaatcagacagaaaacataaaatcagagtagaaaaagtgatattttttctgtaacaaattcaaattcaaattttatttgtcacgtacacagtcatacacagtacgatatgtagtgaaatgcttggacaactgctcgtgacctaaagaaaacaaaaaaggaaaaggctatgaataagataggaaataaatatgaaaaattaaaaagggtaaatttaactaggaaggaataaaatataaattaaggttaaaaatgaaataactgtacaacacaaattagaatgaagggtaaatttaactgggaagaataagataaaatatataaattaaagttgaaaataaaataactgtacaacaaaatacacaatatagaactatataagaatgtatgaagaaatctaaatataaataaatatatacacaataacagcagctgtacaagtattaaccggaaatgaagaatatagtgaccagtgttgtgcaaaaccaaagtccagaaagtccagtgtgtgtgtaagaaccatatgtgtgggtcagtactgtgtggtggtgtgattgagagaccgtatcgcctgcgggaagaagctcctcctcagtctctctgtgttggtcttcagggagcggaatcgctttcctgacctcaacagagagaacagtctgttgttgggatggctgaggtccttcaccatcttcctggccttggtccagcaccgcctgctgtagattgagtgcaggtcagggagctcggagcggatggtgcgctcagctgaccgcacaaccctctgtagagctcgtctgtcctgcatggtgctgttcccgaaccaggttaagatatttcccgccaggatgctctctatggtgcacgagtaaaagttcctgagcaccttggagggcagttggaagtctctcaagcgtctgaggtggtagagacgctgtcgggcctttttcaccacggtgttgatgtgacaggaccatgacaggtcctgcgtgatgtgaactccgaggtatttgaagctgtccactctctccactgggcactcgttgatgacgggggtctggtagttcctctcctgcttagtgctgaagtccactatcagctcctttgtcttactgacgtttggaag encodes the following:
- the LOC112429928 gene encoding uncharacterized protein LOC112429928, encoding MEEKLISAVANHPELYDASSYFYRDRNKKDLAWRHISEEIGQPEDICRRKWKSLRDTYNKEKRSEKEKRSGSAAGSGRRWKFFAVMGFLDPFLTPRETSGNMVRTVENFSPEDQGQPEEAAGECQSEESSYHAAESSPVASPDSPVPGPSTPAAAPTGPQRRRARRRSREGSQDGPSAVELAILESLKRPRPSATEYFLLGLVPALESMPPQTREFVKFQIHKLVFDNSTAVLNLETLDPNDQ